A genome region from Labrys wisconsinensis includes the following:
- a CDS encoding ArsR/SmtB family transcription factor, which produces MPPVDENESLEPAEIGLGPVLAALADPLRRRVIAELARAPAGTERTCASFGLPVAKATLTHHFRVLRRAGLIRQTDRGNCRTAGLRRAEIEAKLPGLLALIVAEESADPAGEGAPEPRRTALP; this is translated from the coding sequence ATGCCGCCCGTGGATGAGAACGAGTCCCTGGAACCGGCCGAGATCGGGCTCGGCCCCGTGCTGGCCGCCCTCGCCGATCCCTTGCGCCGGCGCGTGATCGCCGAGCTCGCACGGGCGCCCGCCGGCACGGAGCGCACCTGCGCGTCCTTCGGCCTGCCCGTGGCCAAGGCGACGCTCACCCATCATTTCCGCGTGCTGCGCCGGGCCGGCCTGATCCGGCAGACAGACCGCGGCAATTGCCGCACGGCGGGCCTGCGCCGGGCCGAGATCGAGGCGAAGCTGCCCGGCCTGCTGGCCCTGATTGTCGCGGAGGAGAGCGCAGACCCGGCCGGCGAGGGCGCTCCCGAGCCGCGGCGAACCGCCCTGCCCTGA